The stretch of DNA ATTCTCGAAGTGGGAAAAAGTGAGGAACTCAAAGCCAAGCACCCCAATGTTACAGTGATCGAAACACCCAAGAACAGTGTCATCATGCCAGGGCTCATTAACAGCCATGTGCATTTAGAATTTAGTGCCAACCAAAGCATGCTTCGCTATGGCGATTTTATTCCATGGCTTCGTTCGGTCATTCAACACCGAGAGGAACTGAGTGCGCTTGCAACCACGGAGCTTATTACATGTAAACTTCAAGAGATGCTTAAAAGCGGTACAACTACCTTGGGTGCTATCAGCAGCTTTGGAGCTGACCTTGAAGCATGCGTTCAAACTCCTCAGCGTGTGGTTTATTTCAACGAAGTCTTAGGCTCAGTCCCCAGTGCAGTGGACGCTATGTATGGGGATTTTAGAGGGCGACTTGAAAGCTCTAAGGAGTTTACATGTAAACGTTTCATCCCTGCCGTTTCGGTGCATTCACCCTACTCAACACATCCTATTTTGGCTAGGAAAGCACTTCAAATAGCAAAAGAAGAAGGGTGTGTGGTCTCTACCCATTTCATGGAAAGCCCAGCGGAACGTGCTTGGATTGATGAAGGAAGTGGCGATTTTCAAACCTTCTTTAGTGCATTCAATCCTCATGCAAAACCGATGTGTAGTGCAGAGGAGTACCTTGAGCTGTTTTCACAAAACCCTACTCTTTTTACCCATGGAGTTCAAGCAAACGAGCAAGAGTTACATGTCATTGCGAATCAAAATGCAACGCTAACGCATTGTCCTGTTTCCAACCGACTTTTGGGTGTGGGAAAATTGGATATAAAAGCCGTGCAAAAACAGAATATCAACCTAACATTAGGAACCGATGGACTAAGCTCCAACATCTCTCTTAGCCTTTGGGATGAAATGAGAAGTAGCCTTATGATGCACCCTGAATTAGAACTTTCACACTTGGCTAAAACGCTTTTACAAAGCGTTACATGTAATGCGGCTCATGCCCTTAACGTTCCGTGTGGAAGGCTTGAAAAAGAGCTTTCGGCTGATCTTATCGTGGCAACCTTACCACAAGCGTGTGAAAGCGAAGATGTGGCTTTACAACTCATCTTGCATACGCACCAAACCCATTTAATTTTTATTGACGGAGAAAAACAATGTTAGACCTACTTAAAAAACCTTTTATCTGGATAGGTGCCGTTTTAAGCTATATCCAAAACCATTTTAAAGCAATGCTTTTCTTACTGCTTTTGGTACTCATTTTTGGATCACAAGAAGAGCTTAAAAATCCCAATCTTGCGATCATAAAAATCGAAGGTGAAATCTTAAATGTTCAAGAGATTTTAGAGGACATTGACAAAGCGGATAAAGACGAACACATCAAAGGCGTACTTTTACATGTAGACTCTCCCGGTGGTGCACTTGCCCCTTCTATAGAGCTTTCTATGGCAGTTAAACGCTTGGCACTGCACAAGCCTGTCGTGGCGTATGCAGCAGGAAGTATGACCAGTGGAAGTTACTACGCTTCCATTTGGGCAAATCACATCATTGCCAATCCTGGGGCATTTGTAGGCTCTATTGGTGTTCTTTTTCAAGCGCCTAATGTGGCGGAACTCGCTAAAAAATTAGGCATCTCAGAGCAGATTATTACCGCAGGTGAATACAAACAGATGGGAACGTTTACGCGTGAATGGACGCCTAAAGAAAAGGGTGCGCTTAAAGAGCTCATTGATGATGCGTATAGTTTATTTGTGAAAGATGTCGCTACGGCACGAGGACTTAATCTTGCAAAGCCTAATGAGTTTGCTAACGCACAAGTGTTTATTGCCAGTAAGGCACTTAACGTTCACTTGATTGATGAAATTGGCTCTGTCAAAGATGCCAAAGACAAAGTGGAAGAACTTGCTCAAGTCAAATCTGCCGTTTGGGAAAAACCTGACAAAATGGACAAATGGTTAAAAAAGTTAGAAAGTAGCTCAAAACT from Sulfurospirillum oryzae encodes:
- the sppA gene encoding signal peptide peptidase SppA produces the protein MLDLLKKPFIWIGAVLSYIQNHFKAMLFLLLLVLIFGSQEELKNPNLAIIKIEGEILNVQEILEDIDKADKDEHIKGVLLHVDSPGGALAPSIELSMAVKRLALHKPVVAYAAGSMTSGSYYASIWANHIIANPGAFVGSIGVLFQAPNVAELAKKLGISEQIITAGEYKQMGTFTREWTPKEKGALKELIDDAYSLFVKDVATARGLNLAKPNEFANAQVFIASKALNVHLIDEIGSVKDAKDKVEELAQVKSAVWEKPDKMDKWLKKLESSSKLPIFNLMGYLK
- the mqnF gene encoding aminofutalosine deaminase family hydrolase; this encodes MTLITADFVLTCNEAFEIIEEGAVLFDSHILEVGKSEELKAKHPNVTVIETPKNSVIMPGLINSHVHLEFSANQSMLRYGDFIPWLRSVIQHREELSALATTELITCKLQEMLKSGTTTLGAISSFGADLEACVQTPQRVVYFNEVLGSVPSAVDAMYGDFRGRLESSKEFTCKRFIPAVSVHSPYSTHPILARKALQIAKEEGCVVSTHFMESPAERAWIDEGSGDFQTFFSAFNPHAKPMCSAEEYLELFSQNPTLFTHGVQANEQELHVIANQNATLTHCPVSNRLLGVGKLDIKAVQKQNINLTLGTDGLSSNISLSLWDEMRSSLMMHPELELSHLAKTLLQSVTCNAAHALNVPCGRLEKELSADLIVATLPQACESEDVALQLILHTHQTHLIFIDGEKQC